One genomic region from Myxocyprinus asiaticus isolate MX2 ecotype Aquarium Trade chromosome 27, UBuf_Myxa_2, whole genome shotgun sequence encodes:
- the LOC127417650 gene encoding calcium-binding protein 2-like, whose translation MGNCTKPSMKNKIRKGVAEGKGPEPVAPGPCPPGEADGEKEVTSEFKEPLSSLVQNCTILHNIVGPACVFLRQGFAKSQLDRELRPEEIEELREAFKEFDRNKGYINCRDLGECMRTMGYMPTEMELIELSQQISGGKIDFEDFVELMGPKMLAETADMIGVKELRDAFKEFDSNGDGQISVTELREAMKKLMGEQLNPRDIDDILRDADLNGDGLVDFEEFVRMMSR comes from the exons ATGGGGAACTGCACCAAACCatccatgaaaaacaaaattaggaAG GGTGTGGCTGAGGGTAAAGGGCCTGAGCCTGTGGCACCAGGGCCCTGCCCACCCGGAGAAGCAGATGGAGAAAAAGAAGTAACTTCTGAGTTTAAGGAGCCTCTCAGTTCGCTGGTCCAAAACTGCACCATACTGCATAACATCGTCGGACCAGCATGTGTCTTCCTAAGACAGGGCTTCGCAAAGTCACAGCTC GACAGAGAACTGCGGCCAGAGGAGATTGAAG AACTAAGAGAAGCCTTTAAAGAGTTTGATAGGAACAAAGGATACATTAACTGCAGGGATCTGGGCGAATGCATGCGGACTATGGGATACATGCCAACAGAGATGGAACTCATTGAACTGAGTCAACAAATTA gtGGGGGTAAAATTGATTTTGAGGACTTTGTGGAGCTCATGGGCCCCAAAATGCTGGCAGAGACAGCGGACATGATTGGAGTCAAGGAGTTAAGAGATGCCTTTAAAGAG TTTGACTCCAACGGTGATGGGCAAATCAGTGTCACAGAACTGAGAGAAGCCATGAAAAAGCTGATGGGAGAGCAGCTGAACCCCAGAGATATTGACGATATTCTACGAGATGCCGACCTCAACGGAGACGGACTGGTTGATTTTGAAG AGTTTGTGAGGATGATGTCCCGTTGA
- the LOC127417565 gene encoding microsomal glutathione S-transferase 2-like → MGSDLPVLLAAMSILSALHMGFQARLVGWSRMKHKILPPSVTGPAEFERTFRTHQNGVELYPIFLVVLWTSGIFCNEVLAALVGLLYIVGREMYFTGYINETKKRLPGFYLVLCAILILCRMASVGIIQSFLDKYHDIKLF, encoded by the exons ATGGGTTCTGATCTGCCAGTTCTTCTCGCAGCTATGTCCATACTGTCTGCACTCCACATG GGTTTTCAGGCAAGACTTGTGGGCTGGTCTAGGATGAAGCATAAAATTTTGCCACCTTCTGTTACTGGACCAGCTGAGTTTGAAAGGACATTTCGCACCCA CCAGAATGGTGTAGAGTTGtatcccatcttcttggtggtaTTGTGGACCTCTGGCATCTTTTGCAATGAAG TACTTGCTGCTCTTGTAGGACTTCTGTATATTGTGGGAAGAGAGATGTACTTTACTGGCTATATAAATGAAACCAAGAAAAG ATTGCCAGGATTTTACTTGGTTTTGTGTGCCATATTAATCCTATGTAGGATGGCCTCTGTTGGAATCATTCAATCATTCTTGGACAAATATCACGACATCAAACTTTTCTAA